Below is a genomic region from Anoplolepis gracilipes chromosome 1, ASM4749672v1, whole genome shotgun sequence.
ttaataactaatgtttttttctaaaataaaaaaggaacaaTAAAGAAAACTAACATATTGGCACATTCTCTTTTGGCTTGGAAAGAGATTACGATTTACAATCATGTCATTCaacatacaataaatttttgccAACATACGCTCAATTTAGCACAGCTACTTCGATTGTCATTCGCTTTTAATCCATTGGTTTATTATGGCTCCTCTGCTTGCATCCGAGGTTCGAAAAGTCCTTGATGAGCATGTTCTTCTacgttattattgttaatttctgCTTCGTTGTAATAGATTCCGTAATGATGCATATCTTCCACATAAATACCCAGTTTTTTGTCGAACGCATTTGCCAAAAACTGATAACTACTTTCAGTCATAGTTGTAAATGCTGGGTAACTAGAGGGTTCAAAATTTGCTGTAACTCGAGTGTTGCATTTTTCTGAGCAAATAATTGGTTCTTGTCGTGCGGGATCCGTAAACGTTTCATTACCAGTGCTTTGTTTCATTAccaaaatttctctttctgtaCGATTAGGCGATTCGTGGTTGATATCGCTTTGTACATTTCTTCTTGTTATTCGTAGCACTTCCTGTATGTCATCATCAACGTTTGAATTATCTTTTATCGattcattttttctattaaaggaATTTCGAGTTAAGGAAGCAAGCGAATGCTTTGTCGCAGTTTCaccgattttattattattttcaatatcaatgattattatttcttcagaATCTATCGaagagtttattaatttagcactttctttttctcctgtAGTTTTATTAGGCCGTTTGATAGGATCGTAACGGATTTCGCTAGCTGAGAGTTGTTTAGATGTTAGTGATGTTGTTTTGTCAAACTTGTCTCGCTGATAGGTGAGAGAAATTTTGTTATCGTTCAATACAAATTCAGCTTGgcaatatatgttttttttctctgactCATTAAGTTTTCTTTGTGAGTTTTCCTTGTTATAAatgtctaaattattaaaaaaacttttaatccATGTGCCCGCTATATTGTCCTGAGAAGTAAGATTGCGATGATTTTCATATTCTTCGCATGAGCCATTACTAGGAATTACGTCTCTATGGGGAGTATTTGAGATCTCTAAAAGCCTTCTCCCCACTACAGCAGTAGAACGTGCGTCGTCTTTGGTAGATAATTTATCTACAATGTATCGATTTGCGGCTTTGTAAGGTTGTATATGTTGTATATAACTGTTATCCACAACATGGTCCGAGAGAAACAAATCGATATCCGCAGCGCAGTCATCTTGATGATTCTCATTTTCGAACGAGTCCGGAGTTTGCGTACCGGTGtcgatgaaatatttaagaatgttttccatttttaaGTACTTTCGATTCAGATTTACATCCATTGTTGTTATTCCATTTAGTTTGAATTTCACGCGAATTGTTTCTTTTCCTGGTCTCTTTCTGTATTTAGATCTTGTACCATGCTTGTGTATCAGTCGCTTGTGTATCCTTAAGTCCGAAGCAGTTTGAAATTGCATATCACATATATCACATTTCTGACCGATGCTTTCAAGATAAATCTCGTAGTGTAGATCGTCGATTAACGATTCTATATTTCCATTGTGTCGCCATCGTGAGTGCAGAGAAACATCGCTCTCGCATTTAAAATCTCTACCGCATATCTTGCATGTACTTCCGATAATGACGACACTACACTCTCGCAGGGTCACACCAGCAGGAACACGGAAGCTTCTTTTGTTTAACTGCATATCGTTGAATGCCCGCATTTTATTCAAGTTAACTAATCCTAAAATGAGTATTCTTCGGTTGTTCTGTTCGGTTGTTCGCTGAAAAGTCGTTGTGGTCACACAGCGCAGTATCTTGCCGACTCGTTTACTCATAAACTTCGCTTGACAGGGATGAAAACTTCTTCGAACCTTTTGACTCTGATGTGGCGCCACCTCGTGTACGGATCACCATGACGCGACCTGATGCCGAGACAAAAGACAATTGTCATGTTGATCGtgtattatgtacatacatacatgttatTCGCAACAGTCGTATTTGGCTTTTGTCTGAAATGTATTTCATAACATGTTGTATATATAGGTAAGTATCTCGAAAATAATGTCTAGTAAATTGACAAGAAATGATTCGTTGAACGTTAGATCAATTAATCTATCCACAACGCTCGACGAATTGttgagttatttttttaaccaaAAACGAATTGacgaatttgttttatataataatattgatgtattatatctaataatcttatatttaataactatagtttgtattaatttaattaaaattattgagcTTATACTCGTTTTCGAATTGCGATAACGCACACGtggacaatattattaaaaattcatacgAATTATGAGATTCATACGAATTATGGTATGTTAAGGATGTGCCAGCGAATGTGATTATCGAGCCGAATTCATCATGAATGTAACATTTATACCAACGATACGTATGAGAACCCAgatagcacatgttcgtttagaaaacgtttataaaacgaacagtgCTACTTAGGAAGTGGGTTACAATTTGTAAAAAGATACGTATAAGAAGTAAGTTGCGATTTGTAAGATTAAAAGTTGTACTAAAGCAATTAAATCatgagtttatattattagatagtCGTCttacgattatattattagataatcgtcttacgattatattatatgaaatataaattttttcttatcgtataataatatcgaagataaagtaatattgattttatattatacatattttaatatattttaagataacatAATCACTAAATActgcaataatttaatcatactAAACAGTATTAAATCAGAACTATAtcagattatattattctctctctctctctctccctctcccccccctcgctctctctttaacattcttaacaattatttaataacattttttcaaatgttattatattgaaagaaaaaaatgagaaatacgatttgtttttcttctacattcttttatatttataggatTACCTTAAGATTGATAAAAACTATGTAAACACTAGAGGTACAGTAAGgcgtaaaagaaaatagtctctcaaatattaaacataatgcGATAATCACAACATAAGTTGGATACAAGTTATATGTtaacgattatatttatttaattatagacatgtaattatagaatagaattttacttaatcgcttatagattaattatagaattataactaacaataagtaaaaataattataaaatttctgatGTGTATCAATGTAATTTACgtgaaataatattcgattacaACTTTATTACGCAAATATCTTCAAAAGTTTCGACATTCGAAGGAACTTATTATCTGCTTTGTGGTTTCTACATCTAACATTATCGACATAGTTTCTATCCTATATTTGACTTATATAacgataatatacaaaatgaaCAAAGTAAACTAAATATTTCCGTAGAAATGATGATAATGCAAGGCTCCAATGATTTTCATACCTTTTTGTTTTCGAAGATTTTCACAATAGATTTTGGCATTCAAACCAACACTTCATAACACGGAATCATCcaaccgtctctctctctgtacCTCGTTGCCGATTGCCGACGAAGATTTTATCTCGGCAACGTCGCTTGTTTAGAGTCGGCTGCCGCTCCAGTGTTGTCAGTTTACTTCCTTTGTTATCTGT
It encodes:
- the LOC140667486 gene encoding uncharacterized protein gives rise to the protein MSKRVGKILRCVTTTTFQRTTEQNNRRILILGLVNLNKMRAFNDMQLNKRSFRVPAGVTLRECSVVIIGSTCKICGRDFKCESDVSLHSRWRHNGNIESLIDDLHYEIYLESIGQKCDICDMQFQTASDLRIHKRLIHKHGTRSKYRKRPGKETIRVKFKLNGITTMDVNLNRKYLKMENILKYFIDTGTQTPDSFENENHQDDCAADIDLFLSDHVVDNSYIQHIQPYKAANRYIVDKLSTKDDARSTAVVGRRLLEISNTPHRDVIPSNGSCEEYENHRNLTSQDNIAGTWIKSFFNNLDIYNKENSQRKLNESEKKNIYCQAEFVLNDNKISLTYQRDKFDKTTSLTSKQLSASEIRYDPIKRPNKTTGEKESAKLINSSIDSEEIIIIDIENNNKIGETATKHSLASLTRNSFNRKNESIKDNSNVDDDIQEVLRITRRNVQSDINHESPNRTEREILVMKQSTGNETFTDPARQEPIICSEKCNTRVTANFEPSSYPAFTTMTESSYQFLANAFDKKLGIYVEDMHHYGIYYNEAEINNNNVEEHAHQGLFEPRMQAEEP